The Arachis duranensis cultivar V14167 chromosome 9, aradu.V14167.gnm2.J7QH, whole genome shotgun sequence genomic sequence tttttaaatttgattttaattaaccaattttaaataataaaaatataatttttaacattattttattaaattaattaattaaaatgtaattataattttttaatcgattaattatattttaattttttaatgtacactccttttaaattttaatttaatacaaatttaacTCTATAATTTCAATTCTTCTTAAATTTTACTGCACCAAATCGAATGATTTGAATTTTGCTCAAACTATTTTACATTTAGGTATATAgttatacttttaattttttatactgaTTTTTTTTAAGTCAATAAAACTTAGACTTTAGATCTTTTAAgccataaaaattttaatattatatcataattaaaaatttaaattaataaataaaaatacataagtaattaTATCTTAAGACTGATTAATTATTTGTCAAAATTAGCCGACCTTCTAAAAGTTTTTGTTATCAATTTAACTTTTGGATTTGGGCGAGCTCTGATTTACGAGAAATTAGTCATTGGCTTATTGGGTTGGAGGATACCGtggacaacaaaaaaaaatgtatgagtttataatttttataatgtcctaaaaaatatttgataacatGAAAAATTGAGATTTAAATAACTATCGAgtttatcatttttataatgtatgagttttattattctaatttaaaggtaattagatctttattattttactttattattttttcactttAGAAAAGATTAATCTAATATTGGATTAGCTCAATTCAATTTGCAATTacgtttaattatttaattgaaatgttatttatacagtaaattaaaaatagttcaaaattatttatattagacaATTTTTAATTGgtaatatatgtaaatattatgtaaatttaattttaaatttagtttttttattttagagaaaaatgagataattaaaataaaattagaaaaaatgaagaaagaaaaacatatcgagaaaaaagaaggaaaagaaaaaatattaggaagaaaaatatgagagataaaaaaaagaaaggagctgacaaagaaaaagaaaaaacataaaaaagaacagtaacaaaaaaaagagaaagaaggaaaaaaaaaggccAAACattagaagaagagaaagaaaaaaattaatttaaaacataaataaaaaataacttattattcatctaaaagcaaaagagaaatttatattataatagacaataattttaaaattaatataataaaatataatcctttactacttaaaaacaaaaattcgaTAATAAAGTACAAAATTGattaatatatattacaaaTTATAGTATTAGCGATTCAATAGTTTTTGTCAACAAACATAGCCATCTTCCGTTAATAATTTGTGTACACAAATATTTCAGCCAAACACTAAATTTAACCTTTCTGTCAAATCTTGTAGGGGATAACAAAGAGAATCGAATAAAGTAGGGGTTAAATCCAGACTCAATGCTATATGAATTAGCTGATAGactctataaatatttttatgcaaGAGCTCAGATTTTTGTGTAAGATTTGGAAGAAGCTCTTAAGATCATCTCCACTAGGGAACTCATTCCAATTCTTATTTATAGCTCACCTAtcagaaaaaataatttcacatcagtttttgcgtcataaacagtaaataggaactcaaaacATCTCTTTCTTTCCTATTAGGAGGAACTAGCTTTAGTCCCTATTGCggtcccacttaattaattaattaattaattattaattaattacatataaaaaataatacacaatatataattcgaCACTAtactaatttgtaaaattatttaatataaaaagaatagTTAAGCACTATAGTTAACGACATGTATTGTAAAATTGTCATATGTGTTCAATCAAGTCCTCTTTCAACTGTCTATGTTACTGCTTATTTCGAAGTTGGGCATTTCTTTGGAGAAATTGATGGTATGGTGCAAAATCTTCCTCTCCCAGCTGAGGTTGTGATAACCCATTTTCGACATTGTCATATTCTAAGTTTTGAGCAAAATTTCCTACATAAGTGTCTCTTTCATCCTCAACAATCATTTATGCAATATAATACAAGCTTGCATTATGTTTGCAAGTTTCTTCATTCCCCAAAAATGTGCTTGACCACGTATAATTGCAAAGCGTGCTTGCAACACTCCGAATGCTCACTCTACATCTTTCCTTTGCCCTTCTTGGTATTGTGTAAATAACTTGCGTTTCTCCCCCTTGTGATTTTGAGATTGATTTGACAAATGTGGCCCATTCAGGATAAATATCATCTGCTAAATAGTATCCCATAGTATAGTTATTACCATTAATAGTAAAGTTTATGTCTGAAGCACGGTCATTTAGAATATCATTGAACACTGGCGAACGATCTAACATATTGATATCATTATTTGAACCAGAAACCCCAAAGAACACATGCCATATCCAAAGGTCTGAAGATGCTACAACCTCAAGTACTATGGTTGCAACTCCACGATAACCACTCATGTACATACCTTTCCACGCCTTTGGACAATTCTTCCATTGCCAATGCATGCAGTCAATGCTACCTAACATGCCAGAAAAGCGACGATCTTCCGCCATTTGTAGCAGGCGTCATATATCATTTGAATTTGGTTTTTACAAGTATTCATTCTCGAACACCGAAATGACACCTTCAATAAATTTTTCCAAGCATTCAATTGTAGTGCTCTCGCCTATGCGCACATAATCATCTACGGCATCAGCAGCTACGCTATATGCTAACATCCGTATCGCAGCAGTGCATTTTTGGAGTGGTGACAAGCCCCTTCTCCCAGTTGCATCGACCCTCTATTGGAAATACGAATAGGCATTTGAGAGAGCATATACTATCCGAAGGAACACATGTCTTCTTATTCGAAATCTCCGTTGAAAAATGTCAACATTATACACCGACTCATCTGCAAAGTAATCTTGGAAAAGGCGATCATGTCCTGCTTCTCGATCTCTGTTGATCCATCTACGAGGAGTTGGGATAGAGCTTCTATCagtatcttcttcttctgaatcaTCAAGTAAACACTCATTGATCCAATTATCTATGAGTGTGTTATCTCATCGTCTTCTTTTACCATACAAAGCTTCATTAAACATATCATCAAAATTTTTAGCCATAGCTTGAGGTATGTTTTAGTATTCCTTTAAGGTGAGAAACTAGATTTGGAATGAAgttgctgaattattgatagtTGATATTTATAAGTGTGTCCGCAACAGGGAGCTACTTCTCGATGACTAGTTTTGCAATGGCTAGTTTTTTCTTCTCTTAGTTTAAAACGGCTAGTTAACGGCTAGTTTTTTCTTGTCTAAGTTTAAAACGTCTAGTTTTGCAACGATCACTTTCATAAACAATAACGGCACAATAatattgactaatttaaaatgttACATCAAAAATGAATAAAACAGACTACATCACATACCAGTAAtacgcaataaaaataaaaacatactactTAACTCTACGAATACAAGGAACCATTAAGTAAATCACTTATTGATTATTTTCTCACATGCAATCTCATGAAGAGCTCGTCGTTTTTCACTCATTGTAGATGTGTCCGCATTAAGTATTTGCATATCAAATCCATTTCTCTTTCCCTTTTCTTAGCCATCCTTTCCATTTCCTTTTCCTTTGCATTTATCTCCATTTCTTTAATATACCTTTGAGTTTGTAATTCTTGTACTTTCATTCCAACTTGAATCTATAACTCCTTTTCTTTGATTGACATCATCTTTTTTCTATGTTCCctctcctcttctctttctttttccctatCCATTAGTTCCTTTTCTCTAACATTTTTAATATCTTCCAAGAGAGATAGTTTCTTAGCAACCGATGATTTCTTCTTGCTAAGATCTTcagatatttgtgttttttcctTACCCTTTcttttgctcttctttgatTCTTGTGGGCAAACGGGAGAGTTCACACCAGTTTCATCACACAACGGTGTTTCTagatttgatgatgatgaatatgCTCCAGTTGCACCAACTTTGGTTCTCTTTGAGCCTCCACTCTGTGTAGGTAGTTGGCTTCTCCATTTTTGCTCCAAACGAAGTATATTCCAATGCCTTTCGAAAGTGAATTTCTGACCATAATGTGTGGAATAAAGTTTATAGGCCAACTCTTTTATATCATCAGCATTCGAATCACTCCTTATGTTTCGACTAGCTTGATCGTAGCAACCAGCGAATTGTGCAACTACTTTGTTGATCTTATATCATCGTTTCTTACATGCAACTACCTCCCATTTTATGTCGGAGTTGAATTCTACATAATAAATGTGAATTCGACTCCAAAATATTTCGGTCCTTTTGGTTGGTACCAACTATAGGGTCGGTTGAAATATTTAACCATGCACTGATCAATATCTCATCCTCTTCCCATTGCCAATGTTGAATACTATCTTGCCTACGATTTTCAAAGTCATCTTCATTGAGGTTGATATCATCTAATCCACGAGGGTTGACAAAAtctgaatattgtgaatttgGACTACATTGTATCGGAGTCTGAGGGGATGGATTAGAAGAGCCACCAACACCAAATGAGCTATGTCTCGATGCACTAAATTGAGTTGAAAATGGCAAAGATGTTGGAGCAACATTTCTGATAGAATGATTAAATacagatgaaaatgaaaaatgtggTGTTTGTGAATGTTAATTTTGTGGTTGGAACATAggaaattgattattataaggagtttgaaaattaaaattaggaagattttgtaaatttggattttgaaatgtATTCGATAGTGTGaagttttgatttggaatttgAGAGTTTGAGGTTTGAGATTGTTAGGTATTTGGAGTTTGAGAAAAGTTTTGTaagtaattgaaaaaagagTTGAGTTAGTTTGGATCCATTTTTccgaataaaaaatagtagcaGTAGAACTTTGATTTTGCAAgatttgaaagaagatgaagaagagtagaagaaagtgtgagaatagaagtgtatgtgtatatattgagtaacaaaatattaatttattaacaagAACGGTAATATAGTAACAGCTAGTTTTGCAACGGCTAGTTTTGTAATATGATTAGTATTTCAAATTTcatacataaaaatgacccactcaccaaaaaattattttataatatgtaaaaaattaaaattatttttttatgtaaagaaagttaattaattataatttaatataataatataaataatattcaatattaatttaattatttatattaattatgatttaaataattaatataaattattaattaaatagaattataattaattattataattattgataaattaaatataatttaattatttaatataattttttaaataactaaattaaatacttaaatcatatttaatttataaataattataatcaaGTCCCTCTAAGCAGGGCTTCATTTGCTTCGAAAGTTGTGATGGAACTcactttcattttcttctaaCGACTGGTCTCCACTTTTTGTCAGACGAATAGTAAATGGGGCTTTCATTTTATCACCATTTGGACATACTCTAATGCCATCATCATTACAAGAGTCATGCAACAACTTAAAATGGGTATGTATGATATgtcaagaaaaatattagagaaaacATAAATTGTTTCATTGGTACAAAGggtttagaaaagaaaagaataataatttagaaaagtaTCGTATTCATTTCTTCACTTGATTACAAGGTTCTTACCAATATATAGACCAAGAATACGCTAATGAGTACGCTAATTATAGAATAATATCATAATAAATTACATTGATATTTTTCTGATTCTCTTTgatatttttctgattttgttCCCTAATTATGATATTCTAATACTCTCCTTCAAGGTGAGTAGTGGTATCACCAATACTCAGCTTGGTTAGAACTTTAGCAAAGGCTTGTCTTGAAACTGCTTTAGTAAAAATATCAGCCAACTGATCTTTTGAACTCACAAATGGAAGCTCAATAGtactattttcaatttttttctttgataaagTGTCGATCCACCTCAGCATGTTTTGTTCTATCATGTTGTACAAATGCTGATTGCGATTTTGTTATCACATTTAAACTGGCTTGGCAATTGTGGTGGAAACCCAATCTCAGTCATCAATTTTCTTATCCACAATACTTTAATTATACCTTTAACGATCCCTCAAAATTCTACCTTTGCGCTTGAAAGTGCTACAACTTTATGCTTCTTGCATTTCCAAGTTATCAGGTTCCTTCCAACAAGTGTAAAGTAACCAGCTATTGATCTTCTATCGCTTGGGTTACTCGTCCAATCTGCATCAGGGTATGCCTCAACCTTCAAATGACCATTCGTTTTGAATATGATTCCACTTCCTATAGCTCCTTTCAAATATCGAACTATCCTCATAGCGACTTTCATATGATCTTCTTGTGACTTATGCATAAACTGACTTACAATTCCCACATCATAAGCTATGTCAGGCCAGTATGTGATAAGTAAATTAGTTTACCAACCAGTCGCTGGTACCTTTCTTTATCTGGTAGGGTGGCACTTTCTACTATCTTCAACTTGTGATTAACTTGCCTGGGCGTATCTATTGGTTTGTAATCcaccatttctgtttctgccAGAAGGTCCAAAATGTACTTTCTTTGGGAGATAAAGATTCCTTTACTGGGTTGTAGAATCTCTATTCCTAAGAAATATTTTAGTCTTCATAAATCCTTCATTTCAAAGTCTGTAAATAGGTTCTTTCCCAATTTTGCAATTTCTTCAGCATCACTTTCCGTTATGATTATATCATCCACATAGATTATTAAGCAAGTGATTAAATCTCCCtgttttttcaaataaaaaagggTATGATCAGAGTTGCTTTGTTTGTACCCATACCTTTTCATGGTCACTGTGAATCTTCCAAACCAGGTACGTGGAGATTGTTTAACCCTATAAAGAGCATTCTTTAACTGGCAAACTTCATGTTTTCTAAATCCCATTGAGAAACCTGGAAGAGCATCCATGTGCACTTCTTCTTTCAACTCTCAATGCAAGAAAGCATTCTTGATGTCAAATTGATGGAGTGGCCAATCTTCATATACTGTTATTGAAAACAACATCCTGATGGTGTTAATCTTTGCAACCGATAAAAAAGTTTCAATGTAGTCGATACCATAGGTCTGTGTATAACCTTTGGCCACCAACCTCACCTTGTACCGTTCAATGGTGCCATTTGCCTTGTGTTTAATGGTAAAAACCCATTTGCACCCGACTAGCTTTTTTCCTATCGGTAGGATACACTTATCCCAAATTCCATTCTTCTCTAGAGCTTCCATTTTGGTATTCATGGCTTTATGCCATTCAACTTTCTCATTGGCTTCTTGGATAGTTCTTGGAATGTCTTCTGTCAAGAGTGTGGTAGAAAAATCCTTTGCAACATTTGCTATTCCTTCTCTAGCCACCCTTATCGGGTATCTTGAGTTATGAGAAATATGTTCTGGTGAGTACTAATCAGGAGGAATTCTTCTGTTTCTTCTTGGAGGAAGAATGAAGGTATTGGGCTCTGGTTCTTCATGTTCCAGTGCTATATTGTTATTGTTAGTGGCCTCATTAAAGATAGAGAATAAATTACTAGATTGACAATTACTTACCTCTTGTCTGGCATTCATAAAAGGACTTTCATTGGTTGTATGTACTAAGTTATTTCCTATGTTGAGTGAAGTATGCTCGATGGCTCCATCTACTTACTCTGTTTGAACAGTTTCTGGGCAACAAAGGTTATTTAGCCAACTTGGTggttcattattgttttcctcTTGAATGCCATGTTGGTGGCTGAAGTAAAATTTGGATTCTAAAAAATCACAATTCATGGTCACATGAACACGATGAGTGATTGGATTATAGCACCTATACCCCTTTTGGTGTTTAGTATACCCAACGAAAACACATTTTTCTGCACAAGGATCAAGTTTAGTTCTATTGACTTTGGGGGTATGGACAAAGACGAAACATCCAAATACTCGAGGTGGTAAGGTTAGAATAGGCGGGATTGCAGTCTGAGTAGCCAAGACTTGTGAAGGTGTTTTGTGGTGGAGAACTTGGGTAGGTAGGCGATTCAATAAGTAGGCAGAGGTCGCTATAGCTTCAGgctaaaaaatttttggaacttgtgcataaaaaaatattgctcGAGTCATCTCAAGTAACTTACGATTTTGCCACTCAGCCACACCATTTTGTTGGGGTGTATTTGGGCAGAAAGTTTGATGGATAAGgtcattttgcataaaaaaattgcGCATTgattggtttataaattttccACCATTATCTGAGCAAAGTacttggattttttttgttaaatagaGTTTGAATCATTTggtagaaaacaaaaaatttatcagGTActtcatatttgtgttttaaaaattatacccAAGTCATGCGAGAGAAATTGTCCATAAATAacacataatattaaaaattattatgaaaaataggGGCTGGGCCCTACACATCAGAgtgtattagaaaaaaaataaaattgactcTAGTGTTGGTGAGATGAAAAAAACTATGTGATTTTACAAGTTTCGCATTTGAGGGGTTCAGTGC encodes the following:
- the LOC107464998 gene encoding uncharacterized protein LOC107464998, which translates into the protein MAEDRRFSGMLGSIDCMHWQWKNCPKAWKGMYMSGYRGVATIVLEVVASSDLWIWHVFFGVSGSNNDINMLDRSPVFNDILNDRASDINFTINGNNYTMGYYLADDIYPEWATFVKSISKSQGGETQVIYTIPRRAKERCRVSIRSVASTLCNYTWSSTFLGNEETCKHNASLYYIA